In Aquiflexum balticum DSM 16537, a single genomic region encodes these proteins:
- a CDS encoding tyrosine-type recombinase/integrase: MYEEMSYRHYSPRSIKTYLSLVSVVSAHFGKSPDLISIPELKDYLFKRISLDGLSVSSINQTISAFKILFKDVLERDWDTIRIKRPRRPKLLPVVFSKEEVSLILKSIRNRKHYCLIALTYASGLRLGEVISLKPGDIDSDRMQLKVRGGKGYKDRYTLLPHKLLVQLRDYFKSYRPVTYLFEGQVPGKPYSEKSAQSVLKKAMECAGITKHASFHTLRHSFATHLLEQGTNVRIIQELLGHRSLKTTTVYLHICNLDPALIKSPLDEL; this comes from the coding sequence ATGTATGAGGAGATGTCCTACAGACATTATTCTCCCAGAAGCATCAAGACCTATCTTAGCCTGGTATCTGTAGTATCAGCTCATTTTGGAAAAAGTCCGGATCTGATCAGTATCCCCGAATTAAAGGACTACCTTTTTAAAAGGATCAGTTTGGACGGACTTTCGGTATCAAGCATCAACCAGACAATCAGTGCCTTTAAAATACTTTTCAAAGACGTGCTTGAAAGAGATTGGGATACTATCAGGATCAAACGGCCAAGACGTCCCAAGCTGCTTCCGGTTGTATTCTCAAAGGAAGAAGTGTCGCTTATCCTTAAGAGTATCAGGAACAGAAAGCACTATTGCCTGATAGCCCTTACCTACGCCTCGGGGCTCAGGCTTGGTGAGGTGATCAGTCTCAAGCCCGGCGATATAGACAGTGACAGGATGCAGCTTAAAGTGAGGGGAGGCAAGGGATACAAGGACAGGTATACCCTTCTGCCCCATAAGTTACTGGTACAGCTTCGGGATTACTTCAAAAGCTACCGTCCGGTTACTTATCTCTTTGAAGGGCAGGTGCCGGGAAAGCCATACAGCGAAAAAAGCGCACAGTCTGTTCTGAAAAAGGCCATGGAATGTGCCGGAATAACAAAGCATGCCTCTTTCCATACCCTGCGGCATTCCTTCGCCACGCACCTGCTCGAGCAGGGGACCAATGTCAGGATAATCCAGGAACTCCTGGGACACAGATCCCTTAAGACCACTACGGTCTACCTGCATATCTGCAATCTGGATCCGGCCCTGATCAAAAGTCCCCTGGATGAGCTTTGA
- a CDS encoding leucine-rich repeat domain-containing protein, whose amino-acid sequence MKNILTILIALFTVLTSFGQQKNCCDTYVYEGYILTDQNKRLEINLNFLVLLDSTTVGSYYYNPNWGSLKLVGKLNADNSFYLIERDKSDSITGYFNGQLEPEFKKATGKWTDGQKSRTYTFEINQVIGKSYWDFIKKNRALFEYTDIKTAIKEKEKVLSIDVASQGLKKLPKKLSRLDKIVSINLLGNEFESFPTVLSKLTTLDEISLSSNNLKYVGSEIGNLKNLRILIMNNNQLTELPKEIGELTNLLYLEIGNNQLTTLPEEIKYLTSLQELHIERNKLSDKEKERIKKLLPKCVIHF is encoded by the coding sequence ATGAAAAACATATTGACAATATTAATCGCACTTTTTACTGTTTTGACCTCATTTGGGCAACAGAAAAATTGTTGTGACACATACGTTTACGAAGGTTACATTCTGACAGACCAGAACAAACGACTCGAAATAAATCTGAATTTTTTAGTTCTCCTTGACTCGACAACGGTAGGTTCATATTACTACAATCCGAATTGGGGTTCACTAAAATTGGTCGGAAAATTAAATGCGGACAATTCATTTTACTTAATTGAACGCGATAAATCAGACAGCATTACAGGTTACTTCAATGGACAACTTGAACCTGAATTCAAAAAAGCAACGGGTAAATGGACAGATGGACAAAAAAGTAGAACTTATACTTTTGAAATCAATCAAGTAATTGGAAAGTCATATTGGGACTTCATTAAAAAAAATCGAGCTCTATTTGAATACACCGACATTAAAACAGCTATTAAGGAAAAGGAAAAAGTGCTTAGTATTGACGTTGCAAGTCAAGGACTGAAAAAACTTCCCAAAAAACTTTCTCGGCTTGACAAAATTGTTTCAATAAATCTTTTAGGAAACGAATTTGAATCCTTTCCAACTGTTTTGAGCAAGTTGACAACCTTAGACGAAATATCTTTAAGTTCAAACAACTTAAAATACGTAGGGTCAGAAATTGGTAATCTAAAGAATTTACGAATTTTAATAATGAACAACAACCAATTGACAGAATTACCGAAAGAAATTGGCGAGTTGACAAACCTACTATATCTAGAAATCGGGAATAATCAATTAACAACATTACCAGAAGAAATTAAGTATTTGACAAGCCTCCAGGAATTGCATATTGAGAGAAATAAACTAAGCGACAAGGAGAAAGAAAGAATTAAAAAATTATTGCCCAAATGCGTAATACACTTTTGA
- a CDS encoding IS91 family transposase encodes MDAVNKRNGGAELSTVLDSQKEVFLSQKHLCPDQRKAFNDILHCRTSQMGSHSLCCDSCGTVKVCYNSCRNRHCPKCQYIKQQLWVEKLKCRLLPVRYFHAVFTVPEFLNPLFYINQRFCYNLLFECSAKAVKKTALNPAFLGVESGCLSVLHTWGQSLNYHPHIHMLVPAGGLDSDGMQWLYAGKKFFVPVKALSAVFRGLFMERLLGALEDNLLRIPGGQKELFADINSLKRESYAKMWNVYIKKTFRGAGQVVSYLGRYTHRVAISNSRILDTDGETVKFRWKDYRDNKTKTMLLACSEFVRRFMQHVLPTGFYKIRYYGILASANSNTKMNECFRLLNITREVSFYHGLSTYEVMEEIFGEEMFRCSCCKNGRMVFATPEGKANGP; translated from the coding sequence ATGGATGCTGTCAACAAGAGGAATGGTGGGGCCGAACTCTCAACAGTCCTGGATTCCCAAAAGGAGGTCTTCCTGTCGCAGAAGCATCTGTGCCCTGATCAGAGAAAGGCCTTTAACGACATCCTCCATTGCCGGACATCACAAATGGGCTCACACAGTCTCTGTTGTGACTCCTGCGGTACGGTCAAAGTCTGCTATAACAGCTGCAGGAACCGTCACTGTCCGAAGTGCCAGTACATCAAGCAGCAGTTGTGGGTGGAAAAGCTAAAGTGCAGGCTTCTGCCTGTCAGGTACTTTCACGCCGTGTTTACGGTTCCTGAGTTTCTCAATCCATTGTTCTACATCAACCAGAGGTTCTGTTACAACCTGCTCTTTGAATGTTCCGCAAAAGCAGTAAAGAAGACTGCCCTGAACCCTGCCTTTCTGGGAGTCGAAAGCGGCTGTCTGTCGGTACTCCACACCTGGGGACAGTCCCTGAACTACCACCCCCACATCCATATGCTGGTTCCTGCAGGAGGCCTTGACAGTGACGGGATGCAGTGGCTGTATGCCGGCAAAAAGTTCTTCGTTCCGGTAAAGGCCCTTTCGGCTGTGTTCCGGGGACTGTTCATGGAAAGGCTTCTGGGAGCACTGGAGGATAACCTTCTCAGGATACCCGGAGGTCAAAAAGAGCTGTTTGCCGATATCAATAGTCTGAAAAGGGAATCTTACGCAAAGATGTGGAATGTCTATATCAAGAAGACCTTCAGGGGGGCGGGCCAGGTGGTCAGCTACCTTGGCAGGTACACCCACAGGGTAGCGATCAGCAACAGCCGTATTCTGGATACAGATGGTGAAACCGTAAAATTCAGGTGGAAGGATTACAGGGACAACAAAACCAAAACCATGTTGCTTGCCTGTTCCGAGTTTGTCAGAAGATTTATGCAACATGTACTGCCAACAGGCTTCTACAAAATCCGCTATTACGGCATCTTGGCCTCGGCCAACAGCAACACCAAAATGAATGAATGTTTCAGGCTGTTGAACATAACAAGGGAGGTGTCATTTTACCATGGGCTGAGCACCTACGAGGTGATGGAGGAGATTTTCGGAGAAGAGATGTTCAGGTGTAGCTGCTGCAAGAACGGAAGGATGGTCTTTGCCACGCCCGAAGGAAAAGCAAATGGTCCCTGA